Proteins encoded within one genomic window of Anopheles gambiae chromosome 3, idAnoGambNW_F1_1, whole genome shotgun sequence:
- the LOC1280365 gene encoding N-acetylglucosamine-1-phosphotransferase subunits alpha/beta: MECRRISRGMKRLTRWPSASGLKGGKFRYRCCCAVTALALLAISYIIITLLVTHTSKSACQNSYEVIDVVYTWVNGSDPQFLQELARYSPTRDNARYDDKNELRYSLRSLEKYAPWVRNVYIVTNGQVPCWLNLENPRVQIVPHADIADADTALPTFSSASIETFIHRIPGLSQRFLYLNDDIFLGAPLQPDDLQTLAEGVKVFTAWIVPDCAPDCPWMFVGDGSCDRDCFLEECQFDGGDCDHPDYGADRQHPHQFHDYEDVSAPEDALEPFEEEGEQMFIDVPKMFPRIAPLGSVQASENIRDIYEIFRMKNSNGNSSTRQLVERFNKEKMKLRKQHAKQRTRGRQRTDGQHGAVVHNRTSEDKPRDVQMPSMGVDAAVSSQDIFANSLIHTNRVFNKAYGFHNRKVLAHVGFLLDVQIIERMLERFPGEFFVTKQHRFRAKDDMQYAFSYYHFLMSETRNKSVGEIFDDFDTDASGTWSDREIRTLLTKVYNLPLDWSAVRYFEEVVTNCSLQQNNFLPLEHQQEQRQVYPTLVYERYEDSTIPTVTRSLVVGCAELADMMRANFGKVPRYRYHVSAKTGIYSNFKMLTSNITQVVDALDELRKTPKKFNCINDNLSDDRPDDNQLIGALLEDFYLSLFPARSSFELESTYRNRFQRYDDYRSWLWRKTLFRNSVYLVCGAAFLLCVRLLCCRHKGKVARTLLLLGAARSSGDYNSIS, translated from the exons ATGGAGTGCCGAAGAATATCACGTGGAATGAAACGGCTCACCCGCTGGCCGAGCGCTTCCGGTCTGAAAGGCGGCAAGTTCCGGTACAggtgctgctgtgctgtgacCGCACTGGCCCTGCTCGCCATTTCCTATATCATTATTACACTACTAGTAACG CATACGTCCAAATCGGCTTGCCAAAATAGCTACGAAGTGATAGATGTAGTATACACGTGGGTGAACGGAAGTGATCCACAGTTCCTGCAAGAGCTGGCCCGCTATTCCCCGACGCGAGATAACGCCCGGTACGACGATAAGAACGAGCTGCGATATTCGCTTCGTTCGTTGGAAAAGTACGCCCCCTGGGTAAGGAACGTGTACATCGTCACGAACGGGCAGGTACCGTGCTGGTTGAACTTGGAGAATCCACGCGTCCAGATCGTGCCACATGCCGACATCGCGGATGCGGATACAGCGCTGCCCACCTTTTCCAGTGCGAGCATCGAAACGTTCATCCACCGCATACCGGGACTGTCGCAGCGGTTCCTCTACCTGAACGACGATATCTTTCTCGGCGCCCCGCTCCAGCCCGATGATCTGCAGACGCTCGCCGAAGGGGTGAAGGTTTTTACCGCCTGGATTGTGCCCGACTGTGCCCCCGACTGTCCGTGGATGTTCGTCGGCGATGGGTCCTGCGATCGCGACTGCTTCCTGGAGGAGTGCCAGTTCGACGGGGGCGATTGCGACCATCCCGATTACGGTGCGGACCGGCAGCATCCGCACCAGTTCCACGATTACGAGGACGTTTCCGCACCGGAGGACGCGCTGGAACCGTTCGAGGAGGAGGGAGAGCAAATGTTTATCGATGTGCCGAAGATGTTCCCTCGTATAGCACCCCTGGGTAGTGTGCAGGCTTCGGAAAACATTCGTGATATTTATGAGATTTTCCGCATGAAAAACAGCAATGGGAACTCCTCAACGCGGCAGCTGGTGGAGCGGTTCAACAAAGAAAAGATGAAGCTTCGAAAACAGCACGCAAAACAGCGTACACGTGGGCGACAACGGACGGACGGTCAGCATGGAGCGGTTGTGCACAATCGAACAAGCGAAGATAAGCCACGGGATGTGCAGATGCCCTCGATGGGTGTGGATGCCGCCGTGAGCTCACAGGACATCTTTGCCAACTCGCTGATCCATACGAACCGGGTGTTTAATAAAGCGTACGGATTCCACAACCGGAAGGTGCTGGCCCACGTTGGCTTTCTGCTGGACGTGCAGATCATTGAGCGAATGCTGGAACGCTTTCCAGGCGAGTTTTTCGTCACCAAGCAGCACAGGTTCCGAGCGAAGGACGACATGCAGTACGCGTTCAGCTACTACCACTTCCTGATGAGCGAAACGAGAAACAAATCCGTCGGAGAAATCTTTGACGACTTTGACACGGATGCGTcagg CACTTGGTCGGACCGTGAAATTAGAACACTTTTGACGAAGGTGTACAATCTGCCGCTGGACTGGTCGGCCGTTCGATACTTTGAAGAGGTCGTCACAAACTGCTCCCTCCAGCAGAACAATTTCCTTCCGCTGGAACACCAACAGGAGCAGCGACAGGTGTACCCGACGCTGGTGTACGAACGTTACGAGGATTCAACCATT CCAACGGTTACGAGGTCGCTGGTGGTCGGTTGTGCCGAGCTGGCCGACATGATGCGGGCCAACTTTGGGAAGGTTCCGCGCTACCGGTATCACGTCAGCGCCAAAACCGGCATCTACAGCAACTTCAAGATGCTAACGTCCAACATTACGCAGGTGGTCGATGCGCTCGACGAGCTGcgcaaaacaccaaaaaagtTTAACTGTATTAACGATAATTTAAGCGACGATCGGCCGGACGACAACCAGCTGATCGGTGCACTGCTGGAGGATTTCTATCTTAGTCTCTTCCCCGCCCGCAGCAGCTTCGAGCTGGAGAGCACGTATCGGAATCGCTTCCAACGCTACGACGACTACCGGTCGTGGCTGTGGCGAAAGACGCTGTTCCGGAACTCGGTCTACTTGGTGTGTGGTGCCGCGTTTCTCCTGTGCGTACGGTTGCTCTGCTGCCGGCACAAGGGAAAGGTTGCTCGCacactgctactgctgggAGCGGCACGATCATCGGGAGATTACAATAGCATTTCCTAA
- the LOC3291559 gene encoding uncharacterized protein LOC3291559, whose protein sequence is MLLSHIVLIVILAGVCIPSLALADTSPIFPTNKLTIAEGAGFLAFLNPNGGTELLRQSRVITGASPWIHCSVSVNNVQYSLDSDQVHRIGDKTTVERYDTERCGVRVKNLQKALEANWTLYGTDQTGQEKTGILEVTVTSIKFIDELNVTVSGSASTATVNCPDKDGSRYCRIIDADQVVSESCTKTVDLTQQISHFWCHTMFWGAMTERITKINLIVQEDDRDVKATVVETEDHIVLSCKYRSTVSLCRALSETDNRQYLLLDGHLSGRYSAYNTKISTGLCSLEIKKPLAPADVGVWRIYQQLNPNDYTGCVFDVKSKRLAKARQLIRTRGPTAKSNRLELTATDIEIFHDPRSSSATVTELTCAVPYEMDYCYLSGPTAGDYAPQRFDRLKSLGLCRFVVTNITSGVWACGINDLDGAEDHLTYYNVSVYQQPGRTVTEQLTASSGDREQRLLCRTILDLPIDICRFVDPSGEVHGVSNQIKPSTDARYRYYGKGLREGECGLEIVELQDKDFGRWKCAFKVRGREYEISMDIVEEAMSVGAIIGISIAATIGLGIIGIFAYRKLNRRYTGPTYTVSSSMANVSTASHQS, encoded by the exons atGCTGCTGTCCCATATAGTCCTGATCGTAATCCTGGCGGGTGTATGTATACCGTCCTTGGCCTTGGCCGATACGAGTCCTATCTTCCCTACCAACAAGCTGACCATTGCGGAAGGTGCCGGTTTCCTTGCGTTTTTAAATCCCAACGGTGGAACCGAGCTACTGCGCCAGTCGCGCGTGATCACTGGCGCCAGCCCCTGGATACACTGCTCCGTGTCGGTCAACAATGTGCAGTACAGTTTGGACAGTGATCAGGTGCATCGCATCGGGGACAAAACGACCGTCGAACGGTACGATACGGAGCGTTGCGGTGTGAGGGTTAAAAACCTCCAGAAGGCTCTCGAAGCCAACTGGACTTTGTACGGCACTGATCAGACGGGGCAAGAGAAAACTGGCATCCTTGAAGTGACCGTTACGT cgatAAAGTTCATCGACGAGCTGAACGTTACCGTGAGTGGATCGGCGTCCACGGCTACAGTCAACTGTCCGGACAAGGACGGTTCCCGGTACTGTCGCATCATCGATGCCGACCAGGTCGTGTCCGAATCTTGCACCAAAACGGTCGATCTTACCCAACAGATTAGCCACTTTTGGTGCCACACGATGTTCTGGGGCGCAATGACGGAGCGGATCACCAAGATCAACTTGATCGTGCAAG AGGACGACCGTGACGTGAAGGCAACGGTGGTGGAAACGGAGGACCATATCGTGCTGTCTTGCAAGTACCGCTCAACGGTTTCGCTGTGCCGCGCCTTATCGGAGACAGATAATCGCCAGTACTTGCTGCTTGATGGGCATCTCTCCGGGCGTTACTCGGCGTACAATACAAA AATTTCGACCGGTCTCTGCTCGCTGGAGATCAAGAAACCACTCGCCCCGGCAGACGTTGGCGTGTGGCGCATCTACCAGCAGCTCAACCCGAACGACTACACCGGCTGCGTGTTTGACGTGAAAAGCAAACGCCTCGCCAAAGCCCGGCAACTCATACGCACCCGCGGGCCAACCGCTAAAAGCAACCGACTGGAGCTGACCGCCACCGACATCGAGATCTTTCACGATCCACGATCGTCCAGCGCCACGGTAACGGAGCTGACCTGTGCGGTACCGTACGAGATGGACTATTGCTACCTTTCCGGGCCGACTGCCGGCGACTATGCGCCGCAACGGTTCGATCGGTTGAAATCGCTCGGCCTGTGCCGGTTCGTGGTGACCAACATTACGAGCGGCGTGTGGGCCTGCGGCATTAACGATCTCGACGGGGCGGAAGATCACCTCACGTACTACAATGTGAGCGTGTACCAGCAGCCGGGGCGCACCGTTACCGAGCAGCTGACGGCCAGCAGTGGCGATCGCGAGCAGCGCCTGCTTTGTCGTACCATTTTGGACCTGCCGATCGATATCTGCCGGTTTGTGGATCCGTCCGGCGAGGTGCACGGTGTTTCGAACCAGATCAAACCATCCACCGATGCGCGATACCGGTACTACGGCAAGGGATTGCGCGAGGGCGAATGTGGGCTGGAAATTGTTGAGCTGCAGGATAAAGACTTTGGCCGGTGGAAGTGTGCGTTCAAGGTGCGCGGCCGGGAGTACGAAATTTCGATGGACATTGTTGAAGAAG CTATGAGCGTTGGTGCGATCATAGGAATCAGTATTGCGGCTACAATCGGGCTCGGTATCATCGGAATCTTTGCCTACCGCAAGCTTAATCGCCGTTACACCGGACCCACATACACGGTCTCGTCCAGCATGGCGAACGTTtcgaccgcgtcgcaccagtCGTGA
- the LOC1280364 gene encoding mitochondrial import receptor subunit TOM20 homolog produces MEISKTIGIAAGVAGTLFLGYCIYFDHKRRKDPDFKKKLRERRKAKKAAASAGPRTTIPNLTDHEEVQRFFLQEIQTGEALISAGDIENGVEHLANAIIVCGQPTQLLQVLQQTLPAQVFALLITRMRQYGNQAGESERSKIQDMNDDLE; encoded by the exons ATGGAGATCAGCAAAACGATTGGAATTGCGGCCGGTGTCGCCGGAACGCTCTTCCTCGGCTACTGCATATACTTCGACCACAAGCGCAGGAAGGATCCCGACTTTAAGAAGAAATTGCGCGAAC GACGAAAGGCCAAGAAGGCAGCAGCGTCGGCAGGGCCAAGGACAACAATCCCTAACCTGACAGATCACGAAGAGGTGCAGAG ATTCTTCCTGCAGGAGATCCAAACCGGCGAAGCGCTCATTTCCGCCGGTGACATCGAGAACGGGGTAGAACATTTGGCTAATGCAATTATCGTGTGTGGTCAGCCGACGCAACTGCTTCAG GTCCTCCAGCAAACGTTGCCAGCGCAGGTGTTCGCACTGCTGATCACCCGCATGCGACAGTACGGCAATCAGGCGGGCGAGAGCGAGCGAAGCAAGATACAGGACATGAACGATGATCTGGAGTAA